Sequence from the Phycisphaerae bacterium genome:
ATCCCAGAGCGTTCCATTCAGATCGTTGGACCCTGGCCATGAACATCGTCACGTATGCCAAGCCGGGCGGGGTGCCCCTGGCACAACCAGCGGCTCCGTAACCCGCGTCGCGCACGGCCGCCCGTGCGCGCTTGTCGTGGGTTGGCCCGTGTCTGGAAGGCATCGAACGTCGATCGACCGAGCCTGTTCGATGACAGCTTGGGCTTGCAGATACACCTATATTGACGTGCTCCCGCCGGAGCAGGGCAAAAACCTTGACTTTGCAAGGCATCTCCACGATCATCAAGCAGTAATTACCACTATTGCCATCGCGCCGCATGAGGATCAGAAGTGCCCGCATAGTCGGCTGTGTCAGTAAGACGGCACTTGCAGACTTTAGCCATTTTGCAGCAAGGAGTTACGTTGATTATAGGGTTGCTTGAATAAGACGCAACTCTGAGGTTCCGGGGCGACTGGGATGATTTCAGAACCGCTCTGTTTCGACGGTCTCTCCGAGTACCTGAAAACAGCCAAATCCTACTACTTGCCAGGGTGCTGCCATGCATTACAATGTTTTGTGCGTGTGACATTCGGGCGCGTTTCGGTGAGTGGTTCGGGCCCGTGGTGATGTCCCAATCGCAAGGTCAAATCCGGATCGCAGCTCAGAAACAGGGAAGGTGGCGATGACGTTCTTGCCGGTCGCGGCTTTTTCATATTGCCAGGGGCTCAACGCGTGCTTGGTATGGGGCTAGGTTTGATCGACTAATCGAGGAGGCAAAAATGTTGCAGATTGTTCGGTGGAATAGTCTGTTTGGATTGACCATCTGTTTCATCGCCGGGTGTGCGGCCACCACGGAAACCAAACGGCTGGCCCCGGACGAACTGAGCGACATCGAGTATGGAACCGGCCTGACCAGCCAGGATTTTCGGTCAATCGCGCAGCGGATGGCCAGGAGCCTGGTTTCCCTGCCGCAGATCCAGCAGTCGAAGAATCCCCCGCGAGTCGCATTTGCCAGCGTAGAGAACAACTCGAGCGACTACATTGACGGGGATACGTTTTTGCGCAAGATGCGGACCGAATTGGTCAAGCACGCGGAGGGCCGACTCGTTTTCCTGGATCGCGACGTTATCCAGCAGATTGAGAAAGAGAACCGAGACAAGGCTGCCGGGAAGCGTACCTCGAGCGGCGAGGGAACGCCGTACGGCGCGGACTTCTTCCTGACCGGCACGATCGACTCGATTGACAGGGTCACGGGCAGCGGACGAACCGGCTATACGCGATACAGTTTTCGACTGACCAATGCAGCCGACTCTGCGATCGTGTGGGAGGACGATTACGAGATCAAGAAGCACTCCGTGGCCGGGGCGATGTACCGTTAGGTGAACCGGTTGTGAGTCGTGAGATATTATTGGCTGTCTTGATTGTTTTTCGGAGGTTCAGTCATGACGCGAATCGTCGTTGCGGGTAGCGCGATTCTCTTTTGTGTCGTCGGCTGCAAGGAGACGACTACGCCGGTGAAAGTGGTGGGCGAGGACAGCCCTTACCAGACGGAGGGGCGCATACAGTTCGAGCAATCGCAACTGGCCAATCTGATCGACGTTGTACGCGTGGACCCGCAGTCGAAGGGGCAGGGGCTGCTTCATCTCATCGTCACGCTGAGAAACAAGACGAGCAAGCCGCTGTGGGTTGAGTGCCGGACGACGTTTCTGGACTCGCGTGGCCATGTTCTCGAACAGACCAATTGGGAAGTCGTCTACTTGGACGCACGGACGGTGACGGAATATGCCTGCACCTCGCTGGGCCCGAAAGCGGTTGAGTATCAGATGCTCATCCGCCGGCCTGCCGAGTCTTCGTTACACAAACCATGAAGGAGAACGCATCGTGATGTCTTTAAGAAGCGGTACATGCGTCGGTTTGTTGTGCTGCATTGCTCTCACAGGATGTTCCGAGACGGTGTTGACCGATCCGCCGGCTCCGCCGGCGAAAGAGCCGAGTAATCAGGCGTCTGTCCCACAGGCTTACGATTATGTTCACACCGTTCGCCAACGGGGTGGCGGCGATCCCAA
This genomic interval carries:
- a CDS encoding DUF1425 domain-containing protein, which gives rise to MTRIVVAGSAILFCVVGCKETTTPVKVVGEDSPYQTEGRIQFEQSQLANLIDVVRVDPQSKGQGLLHLIVTLRNKTSKPLWVECRTTFLDSRGHVLEQTNWEVVYLDARTVTEYACTSLGPKAVEYQMLIRRPAESSLHKP